In one window of Photorhabdus laumondii subsp. laumondii DNA:
- a CDS encoding HHA domain-containing protein, with translation MTKTDYLMRLRKCTTIDTLERVIEKNKYELSGDELELFYSAADHRLAELTMNKLYDRIPPSVWKYVR, from the coding sequence ATGACTAAAACTGATTATCTGATGCGTTTAAGAAAATGCACCACGATTGATACACTGGAACGTGTGATTGAAAAGAACAAATATGAACTTTCAGGAGATGAACTTGAACTATTCTACTCTGCTGCGGATCATCGCCTAGCTGAGCTGACCATGAATAAACTGTATGATAGAATTCCACCTTCAGTATGGAAATATGTTCGCTAA
- a CDS encoding YbaY family lipoprotein, whose translation MKLWQLPAGVLLAVALVGCNVKGAEVADTQVEQIENLMKRSFVEGNINILQRIALPADAVLTVALSDVSLADAPSVTLSQKVERLGGKQSPFHFVLPYQPNKIKPNARIVVRASVSLHSRLMFVTDTAYEVINNGKTKDVEITLKAVR comes from the coding sequence ATGAAATTATGGCAGTTACCCGCTGGCGTATTACTAGCGGTTGCTTTGGTTGGGTGTAATGTCAAAGGTGCTGAGGTAGCAGATACTCAGGTGGAGCAGATTGAAAATCTAATGAAACGGTCTTTTGTTGAAGGTAATATTAATATACTACAGCGTATAGCATTGCCAGCAGATGCTGTTCTGACAGTGGCGTTATCTGATGTGTCTTTGGCTGATGCGCCTTCAGTTACTCTGTCTCAGAAGGTAGAGCGTTTAGGTGGGAAACAATCACCTTTCCATTTTGTTTTGCCTTATCAGCCAAACAAAATTAAGCCGAATGCACGCATTGTTGTCAGAGCTTCTGTTTCGCTGCATAGCCGCTTGATGTTTGTTACAGATACAGCATATGAAGTGATTAATAATGGGAAGACTAAAGATGTCGAAATTACGTTGAAAGCCGTTAGATAA
- the tesB gene encoding acyl-CoA thioesterase II yields the protein MSKSLQNLINLMKLEKIEEGIYRGQSEDLGFPQVFGGQVIGQALYAAKQTVVDDRMGNSFHSYFLRPGDSHKPIVYDVEILRDGGSFSARRVSAIQNGKPIFYMTASFQSHEESFEHQNIMPDVPYPEELIPQDEIVKKMSHLLPQKMQNTLLFPCPLEMRPVKYHSPFNCPPEEPIRYVWFRSNGNMPDNPFIHQYLLGYASDFNFLPTALQPHGVGFLEKNIQIATIDHSMWFHRPFRLDDWLLYAVDSPSASGARGFVRGQIYNREGILVASTVQEGLIRKRNR from the coding sequence ATGAGCAAGTCATTACAGAATCTGATAAATTTGATGAAATTGGAAAAAATTGAGGAAGGTATTTACCGAGGGCAAAGCGAAGATCTCGGTTTTCCTCAGGTTTTCGGAGGACAAGTGATTGGTCAGGCACTGTATGCTGCCAAACAAACCGTTGTCGATGACCGAATGGGCAACTCTTTCCATAGCTATTTCTTACGCCCCGGTGACAGTCACAAGCCTATCGTCTATGATGTTGAGATTTTGCGGGATGGAGGAAGTTTTAGTGCCCGGCGAGTTAGTGCAATACAGAATGGTAAACCTATCTTTTATATGACTGCCTCATTTCAAAGTCACGAAGAAAGTTTTGAACACCAAAATATAATGCCGGATGTACCCTATCCAGAAGAACTTATCCCTCAGGATGAAATTGTGAAAAAAATGTCGCATCTGCTGCCACAGAAGATGCAGAATACGCTTCTTTTTCCCTGCCCGTTAGAAATGAGACCCGTAAAATATCACAGTCCATTCAATTGTCCACCAGAAGAACCTATACGCTATGTTTGGTTCCGCAGTAACGGCAATATGCCTGATAATCCTTTTATTCATCAATATCTGCTTGGCTATGCCTCCGATTTTAACTTTCTGCCAACAGCATTACAGCCACATGGTGTCGGGTTCCTTGAGAAAAATATTCAGATAGCAACAATTGACCATTCTATGTGGTTCCACCGCCCGTTTAGACTAGATGACTGGCTGCTATATGCTGTAGATAGTCCCTCAGCTTCCGGTGCCCGTGGTTTTGTTCGGGGACAGATTTATAATCGTGAAGGGATACTTGTTGCTTCCACTGTACAGGAAGGTCTGATTAGGAAACGCAATAGATAA
- the amtB gene encoding ammonium transporter AmtB: protein MKRQFSVAASVVASCVPSLSQAAEGVVDKADNAFMMICTVLVLFMTIPGIALFYGGLLRSKNVLSLMAQVMVSFALVCVLWVIYGYSLAFEPGNGFFGGFSQVMLKNLAFTDLSGNFYQLIHVAFQGSFACITVALIIGALGERIRFPALLVFTVLWLTFSYLPMAHMVWGGGVLSQDGALDFAGGTVVHINAAVAGLVGAYLLGKRTGFGKEAFKPHNLPMVFTGTTVLYIGWFGFNAGSASAANEIAALAFLNTIVATAAAILSWVFAEWLFRNKPSLLGACSGCIAGLVGITPAAGMVGVGGALIIGLIAGFTGLWGVVALKRWLRVDDVCDVFGIHGVCGIVGCLLTGVFTAKSLGGIGYAEGITMLGQVGIQAFSILVCVIWSVVVAFIAFKIADLLVGLRVTVEIEREGLDINSHGESAYN, encoded by the coding sequence ATGAAAAGGCAATTCTCAGTGGCTGCCAGTGTTGTGGCCAGTTGTGTACCATCATTATCTCAGGCTGCGGAAGGCGTTGTTGATAAAGCGGATAATGCTTTTATGATGATTTGTACAGTGCTTGTTCTGTTTATGACCATTCCGGGAATTGCTCTGTTTTATGGTGGATTGCTACGGAGTAAAAACGTTTTATCGCTAATGGCTCAGGTCATGGTGAGCTTTGCTTTAGTATGTGTGTTGTGGGTGATTTATGGTTATAGCCTGGCTTTTGAGCCAGGGAATGGTTTTTTCGGTGGTTTTAGTCAAGTGATGCTAAAGAATTTGGCATTCACTGACTTAAGTGGCAATTTTTATCAGCTAATTCATGTGGCATTTCAGGGCTCTTTCGCTTGTATCACTGTTGCTTTGATTATTGGCGCGTTAGGGGAGCGTATTCGCTTTCCGGCTTTGTTAGTTTTTACTGTGTTGTGGCTGACATTTTCTTACTTGCCTATGGCGCACATGGTTTGGGGGGGAGGTGTGCTTTCACAAGATGGAGCATTGGATTTTGCTGGTGGTACGGTTGTTCATATTAATGCTGCTGTAGCTGGATTGGTTGGTGCTTACTTACTGGGAAAACGTACTGGCTTTGGGAAAGAAGCATTTAAACCGCATAACTTGCCGATGGTCTTCACGGGCACTACTGTGCTCTATATTGGTTGGTTTGGTTTTAATGCTGGTTCTGCTAGTGCTGCTAATGAGATAGCTGCTTTGGCATTTTTAAATACCATTGTGGCGACTGCCGCCGCTATCCTGTCATGGGTTTTTGCAGAGTGGCTTTTCCGTAATAAACCGTCTCTTTTAGGGGCATGTTCAGGCTGTATTGCTGGGCTGGTTGGTATTACACCTGCGGCAGGAATGGTTGGTGTTGGTGGTGCATTAATCATTGGCCTGATTGCGGGTTTTACCGGACTTTGGGGGGTGGTGGCCTTAAAACGGTGGTTACGTGTTGACGATGTGTGTGATGTATTCGGCATACACGGCGTATGTGGGATCGTAGGTTGCCTTCTAACAGGGGTTTTTACGGCTAAATCTTTGGGAGGGATCGGTTATGCAGAGGGTATAACCATGTTGGGACAAGTTGGTATTCAGGCTTTTAGTATACTGGTTTGTGTGATTTGGTCAGTCGTTGTTGCCTTTATTGCTTTTAAAATAGCAGATCTGTTGGTAGGGCTGCGGGTTACGGTTGAAATTGAAAGGGAAGGGTTGGACATTAATTCTCACGGAGAGAGTGCTTATAATTAA
- the glnK gene encoding P-II family nitrogen regulator, whose amino-acid sequence MKLITTIIKPFKLEDIREVLSGLGVQGLTITEVKGFGRQRGHAELYRGAEYSVNFLPKIKIDIAVADELVEEVIHAIQQSAFTGKVGDGKIFVIELQQAIRIRTGETNDAAL is encoded by the coding sequence ATGAAGCTCATTACGACAATTATAAAACCATTCAAATTGGAGGATATTCGGGAAGTTCTTTCTGGTCTTGGTGTTCAGGGGTTGACCATAACAGAGGTAAAAGGATTTGGGCGTCAGAGAGGACATGCGGAGCTGTATCGTGGAGCTGAATATAGTGTCAATTTTTTACCTAAAATAAAGATAGATATTGCTGTAGCAGATGAATTGGTTGAGGAGGTCATTCATGCTATTCAGCAATCAGCTTTTACTGGAAAAGTTGGCGACGGTAAAATCTTTGTCATTGAATTACAACAGGCTATTCGTATTAGAACAGGAGAAACTAACGATGCGGCACTGTAA
- a CDS encoding SmdB family multidrug efflux ABC transporter permease/ATP-binding protein, with protein sequence MTKVRQLWPSLKRLLVYGKNYRKPLGLAVLMLWGAAIAEVSGPVLISYFIDNMVATGNMPTRVVIGLAITFIVLQLITAALHYFQALLFNQVSVDVVQQLRTDVMNAALRQPLSAFDNQPVGQLISRVTNDTEVIKDLYVNVVPSVFRSMALIGTMLIAMFMLEWRMALIAILIFPVVLIVMAIYQHFSTPIVRRVRSYLADINDEFNEVINGMSVIQQFRQQARFGERMLLTNRAHYQARMQALRLDGLLLRPLLSLLSAMVLCGLIVLFGISGPGAIGIGVLYAFINYLGRLNEPLIELTSQQSILQQAVVSGERIFELMDSPQQGYGMDGQPLSSGRIDIENVSFSYRHGKIVLQDINLQVPAHGFVALVGHTGSGKSTLANLLMGYYPWQKGEIYLDGRPVSSLSHSVLRNGVAIVQQDPVVLADSFFDNITLGRNISEEKVWQVLETVQLAELVRTLPDGLHTILGEQGNTLSAGQKQLLAMARVLVQTPQILILDEATANIDSGTEQAVQQALRLIRQQTTLIVIAHRLSTIVEADTILVLHRGAVVEQGCHQQLFVSRGRYYQMYQLQQVGETLNECGTISEKEVLI encoded by the coding sequence ATGACTAAAGTTCGTCAATTGTGGCCGTCTCTGAAGCGTCTGTTGGTTTATGGAAAAAATTATCGTAAGCCGTTGGGGCTGGCTGTACTCATGTTATGGGGGGCTGCAATTGCGGAAGTCAGTGGTCCGGTTCTCATTAGTTATTTTATCGATAATATGGTTGCAACGGGTAATATGCCTACTAGAGTGGTTATCGGGCTAGCTATAACTTTTATTGTTCTGCAACTGATTACGGCGGCGTTACACTATTTTCAGGCTTTATTGTTCAATCAAGTGTCAGTTGATGTGGTTCAGCAGCTTCGTACTGATGTGATGAATGCAGCATTGCGCCAGCCTCTGAGTGCTTTTGATAATCAACCGGTAGGGCAGTTGATTTCCCGTGTAACGAATGACACCGAAGTCATTAAAGATCTTTATGTTAATGTAGTTCCATCGGTATTTCGCAGCATGGCATTGATTGGTACGATGCTGATTGCTATGTTTATGTTGGAATGGCGTATGGCATTGATTGCAATTCTTATTTTTCCTGTCGTATTGATTGTTATGGCAATATATCAGCATTTTAGTACACCCATTGTCCGCCGGGTACGTAGTTATTTGGCTGATATTAATGATGAGTTTAATGAAGTCATTAATGGAATGAGTGTTATTCAGCAGTTCCGGCAGCAGGCGCGTTTTGGTGAACGTATGTTGTTAACCAATCGGGCCCATTATCAGGCGAGAATGCAAGCGTTGAGATTAGATGGGCTTTTGTTACGCCCATTATTGAGTTTGCTATCTGCTATGGTACTGTGCGGTCTTATCGTGTTGTTTGGAATTAGTGGGCCAGGGGCGATTGGTATCGGGGTATTGTATGCTTTTATTAATTATTTGGGGCGGTTGAATGAACCTCTTATTGAGCTGACATCTCAGCAATCGATTTTGCAACAAGCTGTCGTTTCTGGCGAGAGAATATTTGAATTAATGGATAGCCCTCAACAAGGTTATGGTATGGATGGTCAGCCACTATCCAGTGGTCGAATTGATATAGAAAATGTCAGTTTTTCCTACCGGCATGGAAAAATAGTTTTGCAAGATATTAACTTACAGGTTCCGGCTCATGGTTTTGTTGCTTTGGTTGGTCATACTGGTAGTGGTAAAAGTACGCTGGCAAATTTGCTGATGGGATATTACCCGTGGCAGAAAGGGGAAATTTATCTCGATGGCAGGCCTGTATCATCTCTGTCTCATTCGGTATTACGCAATGGTGTGGCAATAGTTCAGCAGGACCCGGTTGTTCTTGCGGACTCTTTCTTTGACAATATTACGCTTGGTCGGAATATTTCAGAAGAGAAGGTTTGGCAAGTACTGGAAACGGTTCAATTAGCTGAGTTAGTACGTACATTGCCTGATGGACTTCATACTATCTTGGGAGAGCAGGGTAATACGTTGTCAGCCGGTCAAAAACAATTGCTTGCTATGGCGAGAGTGTTAGTGCAAACGCCACAAATTTTGATCCTTGATGAAGCGACTGCAAATATTGATTCTGGTACGGAACAGGCGGTACAACAGGCTTTGAGATTGATTCGTCAACAAACAACATTGATCGTGATTGCTCATCGTCTGTCTACCATTGTGGAGGCTGATACTATTCTGGTGCTGCATCGTGGTGCAGTTGTTGAACAGGGATGCCATCAACAATTATTTGTGAGTCGTGGACGTTATTATCAGATGTATCAGTTGCAACAAGTAGGTGAGACATTAAATGAATGTGGCACAATCTCTGAGAAAGAGGTGTTAATTTAA
- a CDS encoding SmdA family multidrug ABC transporter permease/ATP-binding protein → MRLFSQLSWYFRSEWRRYLGAVTLLIIISILLLIPPYLVGVIVDGISTASMSFYQLMVWAGVILVIALIVYILRYIWRLWLFGASYQLAVKLRNNFYQQLSRQSPEFYLRHRTGDLMARATNDVDRVVFAAGEGVLTLVDSLVMGCAVLIMMSIQISWQLTLLSLLPMPIMAIIIKRYGDQLHRRFKSAQGAFSALNNQAQESLTSIRMIKAFGLEDLQSNQFEQVAVEAGRKNMYVARVDARFDPTIFIAIGMSNLLAIGGGGWMVLNGVLTLGELTSFVMYLGLMIWPMLALAWMFNIVERGSAAYSRIRSLLQEPPVIKDGIGNLLPERGILDVNIKAFNYPQSNKTVLSQINFQLLPGQLLGICGSTGSGKSTLLALIQRQFDVTDGEILFQSLKIADIRLDEWRARFAVVNQTPFLFSDTVARNIALGRPDATQEQIEEVARLANVHEDILRLPEGYQTEVGERGVMLSGGQKQRISIARALLLDAEILILDDALSAVDGQTEYNILQNLSQWRQQRTVIISAHRLSALTEADNILVMQQGSVIHQGRHPQLAEQPGWYRDMYYYQQLEAELDGEETAEGDKDD, encoded by the coding sequence GTGAGATTGTTTTCTCAATTAAGTTGGTACTTCCGTAGCGAGTGGCGTCGCTATCTTGGGGCAGTAACTCTGCTTATTATTATCTCTATTCTACTACTCATTCCTCCATATCTGGTGGGTGTAATCGTTGATGGGATCAGCACTGCGTCTATGTCATTTTACCAATTGATGGTGTGGGCGGGAGTTATACTGGTTATCGCATTGATTGTCTATATCTTGCGTTATATATGGCGTTTATGGTTGTTTGGGGCGTCATATCAATTAGCCGTTAAATTGCGGAATAATTTTTACCAGCAACTTAGCCGACAAAGCCCTGAATTTTATTTGCGTCACCGCACAGGGGATTTAATGGCTCGCGCTACTAATGATGTGGATCGTGTAGTGTTTGCTGCGGGTGAAGGTGTGCTTACGTTAGTTGATTCGCTAGTTATGGGCTGTGCAGTGCTAATTATGATGAGCATACAAATTAGTTGGCAATTAACTTTACTGTCTTTGTTACCTATGCCGATTATGGCAATCATTATTAAACGATATGGTGATCAACTTCATCGTCGCTTCAAATCTGCACAAGGCGCATTTTCTGCTCTGAATAACCAGGCTCAAGAAAGTCTGACCAGTATTCGTATGATTAAGGCGTTTGGCCTTGAAGATCTGCAATCAAATCAGTTTGAACAAGTTGCCGTGGAAGCTGGTCGTAAGAATATGTATGTTGCTAGGGTGGATGCGCGATTTGATCCGACAATTTTTATTGCTATCGGTATGTCAAATTTACTGGCTATCGGTGGTGGTGGTTGGATGGTGTTAAATGGTGTTTTAACACTCGGTGAGCTCACTAGTTTTGTGATGTACCTTGGCTTGATGATTTGGCCAATGTTGGCATTGGCATGGATGTTTAATATCGTTGAACGGGGAAGTGCCGCTTATAGTCGTATCCGTAGCTTGTTGCAGGAGCCTCCGGTCATTAAGGATGGTATTGGCAATTTATTGCCTGAGCGCGGTATTCTGGATGTGAATATCAAAGCGTTTAATTATCCGCAAAGTAACAAAACTGTTCTTAGTCAAATTAATTTCCAGTTATTACCTGGACAGTTATTAGGGATCTGTGGTTCAACTGGTTCAGGTAAGAGCACATTACTTGCGCTGATACAGAGACAGTTTGATGTGACTGATGGAGAAATTCTTTTCCAATCGCTCAAAATTGCAGATATCAGGTTAGATGAATGGCGAGCACGATTTGCTGTTGTCAATCAAACCCCCTTTTTATTTTCAGATACTGTTGCCAGGAATATCGCTTTGGGACGTCCTGATGCAACACAGGAACAGATTGAAGAAGTTGCCCGTCTTGCCAATGTTCATGAAGATATTCTTCGTTTACCTGAGGGGTATCAGACAGAAGTAGGCGAGCGTGGGGTAATGCTTTCTGGTGGGCAAAAGCAGCGTATTTCCATTGCGAGGGCATTACTTTTAGATGCCGAGATTTTGATTCTGGATGACGCTTTATCTGCGGTTGATGGGCAAACTGAATACAATATCCTACAAAACCTCAGTCAGTGGAGGCAACAACGGACGGTTATCATTAGTGCCCACCGTCTGTCTGCATTAACTGAAGCGGATAATATCCTGGTGATGCAGCAAGGTTCTGTTATACATCAGGGACGGCATCCGCAACTGGCAGAGCAGCCGGGATGGTATCGTGATATGTATTATTATCAGCAACTTGAAGCAGAATTGGATGGCGAGGAAACAGCAGAAGGGGATAAAGATGACTAA
- a CDS encoding Lrp/AsnC family transcriptional regulator, with product MLDKTDRKLLKLLQKDCSLSLNALAEAVNLTSTPCWKRLKRLEDEGYIVGKVALLDSEKLGLGLTVIVMIRTQQHSSDWYEQFVAFIKQMPEVLAFYRMAGECDYLMHVEVVDMKSYDLFYKRMVNGVPGLIDVTSSFAMEKIKYTTALPIPD from the coding sequence ATGTTGGATAAAACAGACCGCAAGTTGCTTAAGTTACTACAGAAAGATTGTAGTCTGTCTCTGAATGCATTGGCGGAAGCTGTTAATCTTACCTCTACTCCTTGTTGGAAACGGTTAAAACGACTTGAAGATGAAGGCTATATCGTTGGTAAAGTTGCTTTGCTTGATAGCGAAAAATTAGGATTAGGGCTGACAGTGATTGTTATGATCAGAACTCAGCAGCATAGCAGTGATTGGTATGAGCAATTTGTTGCATTTATAAAGCAAATGCCAGAAGTCCTAGCTTTTTATCGTATGGCTGGTGAATGTGATTATTTAATGCACGTAGAAGTTGTGGATATGAAAAGTTATGATCTTTTCTACAAGCGTATGGTTAATGGTGTTCCGGGGTTGATTGATGTGACATCGAGTTTTGCAATGGAAAAAATCAAATACACTACAGCATTGCCGATACCAGATTAA
- a CDS encoding PLP-dependent cysteine synthase family protein, whose translation MSHSWTTKAIREIQADHQRSSDTHLIRLNLPVFPGIHLYLKDESTHPTGSLKHRLARSLFLYALSNSWIKEGTPVIESSSGSTAVSEAYFARLLGLPFIAVMPSYTAKRKIQEIEFYGGKCHFVNHSAQIYDESERLAKELNGHYMDQFTYAERATDWRGNNNIAESIFRQMQMEPFPEPDYIVMSAGTGGTSATLGRYIRYQGHNTKLIVVDPENSIFYDYYRQNCCDIRGNYSSKIEGIGRPRAEPSFIPSVIDDMIQIPDCASIATIYWLEKLLGRKVGASTGTNVWGALLLANQMHERGEQGAIVTLLCDSGERYLDTYYNPDWVKNNIGDISPYLKQLPNFRSYK comes from the coding sequence ATGTCACACAGTTGGACCACCAAGGCAATCAGAGAGATTCAAGCAGACCATCAACGCAGCTCTGATACTCATCTTATCCGCCTTAATTTGCCAGTTTTTCCAGGTATCCATTTATATCTAAAAGATGAAAGCACCCATCCAACCGGCAGTTTGAAACATAGGCTTGCTCGTTCTTTATTCCTTTACGCGCTGAGTAATAGTTGGATAAAGGAAGGTACCCCGGTTATTGAATCCTCATCGGGTAGCACTGCTGTATCCGAAGCCTATTTTGCCCGCCTGCTTGGGCTACCTTTTATTGCTGTTATGCCCTCATACACTGCGAAACGTAAAATTCAGGAAATTGAATTTTATGGTGGTAAATGCCATTTTGTTAACCATTCAGCACAAATATATGACGAATCAGAACGACTAGCGAAAGAACTAAATGGTCATTATATGGATCAATTTACTTACGCCGAACGAGCAACAGACTGGCGAGGTAACAACAATATTGCTGAAAGTATTTTTCGCCAGATGCAAATGGAACCATTTCCTGAACCAGATTATATCGTTATGAGCGCTGGTACTGGGGGAACCTCTGCAACTTTAGGACGCTATATCCGTTACCAAGGGCATAACACTAAACTAATTGTTGTCGATCCAGAAAACTCTATATTTTATGACTATTACCGTCAAAATTGCTGTGATATTCGTGGCAATTATAGCAGCAAGATTGAGGGTATTGGCCGCCCTCGAGCAGAGCCTTCTTTTATTCCCTCAGTCATTGATGACATGATCCAAATACCCGATTGCGCCAGCATTGCAACAATTTACTGGTTGGAAAAATTACTAGGCAGAAAAGTTGGCGCATCTACGGGGACTAATGTCTGGGGAGCGCTTCTGCTTGCTAACCAAATGCATGAGCGTGGAGAGCAAGGTGCAATAGTAACTTTACTGTGCGACAGTGGTGAACGTTATCTCGATACTTATTACAATCCAGATTGGGTAAAAAATAACATCGGCGATATCTCTCCTTATCTCAAACAACTACCCAATTTCCGTAGTTATAAGTAA
- the queC gene encoding 7-cyano-7-deazaguanine synthase QueC gives MRRAVVVFSGGQDSTTCLIQAINQYDEVHCVTFDYGQRHRAEIDVARNVSHFLGVVAHKVLDVTLLNELALSSLTRDNIPVPDHSESEKSAIPSTFVPGRNILFLTLAAIYAYQVEAEAVITGVCETDFSGYPDCRDEFVKALNKAVSLGIARDIRFETPLMWLNKAETWALSDYYQHLDFVRSQTLTCYNGIQGNGCGTCAACHLRANGLEQYLNAPEKIMTEMKAKTHLV, from the coding sequence ATGAGACGAGCTGTTGTTGTATTCAGTGGGGGACAAGATTCCACTACCTGCCTGATTCAGGCAATTAATCAATATGACGAAGTACATTGTGTCACTTTTGATTATGGCCAGCGCCATCGTGCCGAAATTGATGTTGCACGTAATGTCAGCCATTTTCTTGGTGTTGTTGCACATAAAGTACTGGATGTCACATTACTTAATGAACTGGCTCTCAGCAGTCTGACTCGTGATAACATCCCTGTCCCCGACCACAGTGAAAGCGAAAAAAGTGCCATACCCAGTACATTTGTCCCTGGCCGCAATATTTTGTTCCTGACACTGGCTGCTATATATGCTTATCAAGTTGAAGCCGAAGCAGTTATTACTGGCGTATGCGAAACTGATTTCTCCGGTTACCCTGATTGCCGTGATGAATTTGTCAAGGCATTGAACAAAGCTGTAAGCCTTGGCATTGCCCGTGATATCCGTTTTGAAACTCCATTGATGTGGCTCAACAAAGCGGAAACTTGGGCATTGTCCGACTACTACCAGCACTTAGACTTTGTTCGTAGTCAGACACTAACTTGCTACAACGGCATTCAAGGTAATGGATGTGGTACATGTGCAGCTTGTCATCTCAGAGCTAACGGATTAGAACAATATCTGAATGCTCCGGAGAAAATAATGACTGAAATGAAAGCAAAAACACATCTAGTTTAA
- a CDS encoding acyl-CoA thioesterase, translated as MSSIIKVHGYHIDLFQHVNNARYLEFLESARWEWLHKHSVVEWIQRNNVGFAVVNININYRSSAVLGDELEVDCRLTELRNRSGVFSQEIIRRRNNQLIADAKTTFVWIDRKTQRALSIEGELREIMGALVKTGQ; from the coding sequence ATGAGTTCAATTATAAAAGTTCATGGTTATCATATAGATTTGTTTCAACATGTGAACAATGCTCGCTATTTAGAATTTCTGGAAAGTGCTCGGTGGGAATGGTTGCATAAGCATTCTGTAGTGGAATGGATACAGAGAAACAATGTTGGGTTTGCAGTGGTCAACATTAATATTAATTATCGTAGTTCAGCAGTTCTTGGCGATGAATTGGAAGTGGATTGCCGATTGACGGAACTGAGGAACAGAAGTGGTGTATTTTCTCAGGAAATCATACGTAGAAGGAATAATCAACTCATTGCAGATGCTAAGACTACGTTTGTCTGGATTGATAGAAAGACACAAAGAGCATTATCTATTGAAGGTGAATTACGTGAAATAATGGGGGCTTTGGTGAAAACAGGGCAATGA
- a CDS encoding ComEA family DNA-binding protein, with the protein MKKSGILSVLLAGLLYACGGQFAIAAEQVKDKVAKAASTTSHSSPEKQLQQQDALKVEEKGKVNINTASAEELARALNGIGVKKAQGIVEYREKHGAFTAVEQLQEVQGIGPVFIERNRSKLSY; encoded by the coding sequence ATGAAAAAATCGGGAATTTTATCTGTTTTGCTCGCTGGCTTGCTTTATGCGTGTGGAGGGCAATTCGCGATTGCCGCCGAGCAAGTAAAAGATAAAGTCGCTAAAGCAGCCAGTACTACCAGCCATTCTTCACCAGAAAAGCAATTACAGCAACAGGACGCTTTGAAAGTAGAAGAAAAGGGAAAGGTGAATATTAATACTGCAAGTGCTGAAGAGTTAGCAAGAGCATTAAATGGTATTGGGGTAAAAAAAGCACAAGGAATTGTTGAATATCGAGAAAAACATGGTGCGTTTACTGCGGTGGAACAATTGCAGGAGGTTCAGGGAATCGGGCCAGTTTTTATTGAACGAAATAGAAGTAAGTTGAGTTACTAG